TCAGCGAGCTGGCTGGCCGGCTCCGTTCGACACTTCAGCGCGCGATGCCGAGCCGCGCCTTCGCGTCGTTGTATTCCTTCTTCAGACGCTGCACGAGTTCGGCGACGTTCGGCACGTCGTCCATCAGGCCGACGCCCTGACCCGCGCCCCAAATGTCCTTCCACGCCTTCGCCTTGTCGCCGCCGAAGTTCATCTTGCTCTTGTCCGATTCGGGCAGCGCGTCGGGATCGAGCCCCGCGTTCCTGATGCTCTCGCGGATGTAGTTGCCGTGCACGCCCGTGAACAGATTCGTGTAGATGATGTCCGACGCCTTCGCATTGACGATCGCCTGCTTATAGCTGTCGACCGCGTGCGCTTCTTGGGTCGCGATGAAGCGGGTGCCCATGTACGCGAGGTCCGCGCCCATCGCCTGTGCGGCGAGAATCGAACCGCCGTTCGCGATCGAGCCCGACAGCACGATCGGCCCGTCGAAAATGCGTCGCACTTCACCCACCAGTGCGAACGGCGAGGTGGTGCCCGCGTGGCCGCCCGCGCCCGACGCGACGAGAATCAGCCCGTCGACACCGGCTTCCAGCGCCTTCTGCGCATGACGCAGATTGATCACGTCGTGCAGCACGACGCCGCCATAGCTATGCACCGCATCGACGATCTCGCGTGCCGGCGCACGCAGGCTCGTGATGAAAATCGGCACCTTGTGCTCGACACAGACGCGCACGTCGTGTTCGAGCCGCGCATTCGACTGATGGACGATCTGATTGACCGCGATCGGCCCGATGACCGCATCCGGGTTCGCGGCCTTGTGTTCTGCGAGTTGCGCCTGGATCTGCGTCAGCC
Above is a window of Paraburkholderia sprentiae WSM5005 DNA encoding:
- a CDS encoding NAD(P)H-dependent flavin oxidoreductase — encoded protein: MALPAVLQNLTLPVVASPMFIVSYPELVLAQCKAGIVGSFPALNARPAELLDDWLTQIQAQLAEHKAANPDAVIGPIAVNQIVHQSNARLEHDVRVCVEHKVPIFITSLRAPAREIVDAVHSYGGVVLHDVINLRHAQKALEAGVDGLILVASGAGGHAGTTSPFALVGEVRRIFDGPIVLSGSIANGGSILAAQAMGADLAYMGTRFIATQEAHAVDSYKQAIVNAKASDIIYTNLFTGVHGNYIRESIRNAGLDPDALPESDKSKMNFGGDKAKAWKDIWGAGQGVGLMDDVPNVAELVQRLKKEYNDAKARLGIAR